In Bacillota bacterium, a single genomic region encodes these proteins:
- a CDS encoding transposase produces SIRDAASYDDGRKALETVLNRFEGKYPSAMKSLKDDLEASLNHLRVPPVHRKYVRTTNLIERSFLEQRRRTKVIPRFFDEKSCLKLVFATLWRASQKWRRVRFTEHEQEQLKKLRDDLGFNVLKSDKDEDKKVNSSVA; encoded by the coding sequence AGCATCCGCGATGCTGCATCCTATGATGACGGCCGGAAAGCTTTAGAAACCGTTTTGAACCGTTTCGAAGGTAAGTATCCTTCGGCCATGAAGAGTCTTAAAGATGATCTCGAAGCCAGCCTGAATCATCTCAGGGTGCCGCCAGTTCACCGGAAATATGTTCGAACGACTAACCTGATTGAACGCAGTTTCTTGGAACAACGCCGCCGAACCAAGGTAATACCAAGATTTTTCGATGAGAAAAGTTGCCTTAAATTAGTCTTTGCGACCCTCTGGCGAGCCAGCCAAAAATGGCGTCGTGTACGATTCACCGAGCATGAACAAGAACAGTTGAAAAAATTACGAGATGATCTTGGTTTTAATGTTCTAAAGTCTGACAAAGACGAAGATAAGAAGGTTAATTCCAGTGTAGCCTAA
- a CDS encoding SPASM domain-containing protein yields the protein MFIGPEGEIKPCPYFPHPLGHLKEGVLKAWVCLQAKLTELNKGCACCRYFSLCGGGCLANKTGAGKDYYCPV from the coding sequence ATGTTTATTGGCCCGGAAGGGGAAATAAAACCCTGCCCCTACTTTCCTCACCCGCTTGGCCACCTCAAAGAAGGCGTTTTAAAAGCCTGGGTTTGTTTGCAGGCAAAGCTTACGGAATTAAATAAAGGCTGTGCTTGCTGTCGTTATTTTTCTTTGTGTGGCGGGGGCTGCCTGGCAAATAAAACCGGGGCGGGAAAAGACTACTACTGTCCTGTCTAA
- a CDS encoding methyltransferase domain-containing protein, giving the protein MDFKLLKTAGFWRSAWEEALKNSLWAKRTKDSSDFWNKIALTYGQERQTKEKDRLEAVMEILETQGILNKDSVVLDIGCGPGVYALRMASKVKQVVALDNAEKMLEVLEEKAKGAGLTNITTVVLPWEEVDLEKMGWSGYFDLVFASITPAIRDPETFLKMLAASRNYCCLIEFAGGYYNPVFAELWELIFKEAYPGGGFEVIYPLNFLLALGYLPSLRFIDDFWKEERPAEEAIESLCASLGRYTDVTPEIKQIISDYIQKQSKNGIYHRKVLHHLGIIFWEVNKKLSGWLPTG; this is encoded by the coding sequence TTGGACTTTAAGCTCCTCAAGACGGCCGGGTTCTGGCGCAGCGCCTGGGAAGAAGCTTTAAAAAATTCCCTATGGGCTAAAAGGACGAAAGATAGCTCTGACTTCTGGAATAAGATCGCTCTTACTTACGGGCAGGAGAGACAAACAAAGGAAAAAGATCGCTTAGAAGCTGTTATGGAAATTTTAGAGACTCAAGGGATTTTAAATAAAGATTCCGTTGTCCTGGATATAGGCTGTGGGCCAGGGGTTTATGCCCTGCGCATGGCATCAAAAGTAAAGCAGGTAGTGGCTTTGGACAATGCCGAAAAAATGCTCGAGGTTTTAGAAGAAAAGGCTAAAGGGGCAGGTTTAACAAACATAACCACAGTGGTTCTTCCCTGGGAAGAGGTTGATTTAGAAAAAATGGGCTGGTCGGGTTATTTTGACCTGGTCTTTGCTTCCATCACACCGGCAATCAGAGATCCCGAAACCTTCTTGAAAATGCTCGCCGCCAGCCGCAATTACTGCTGTCTCATTGAATTCGCTGGGGGCTATTATAACCCTGTTTTTGCTGAACTATGGGAACTTATCTTTAAAGAAGCTTACCCTGGTGGTGGATTTGAAGTTATTTACCCTTTGAATTTCTTGCTGGCTTTGGGTTATCTTCCGAGCTTGCGCTTTATCGATGATTTCTGGAAGGAAGAAAGACCTGCTGAGGAGGCCATAGAAAGCCTTTGCGCATCTTTGGGCCGCTATACAGACGTTACCCCTGAAATTAAGCAGATAATTTCTGACTACATCCAAAAGCAGAGCAAAAACGGTATTTATCATCGGAAAGTATTGCATCATTTGGGAATTATATTCTGGGAGGTAAATAAAAAACTATCCGGTTGGCTGCCAACCGGATAA
- a CDS encoding ABC transporter permease produces MRTYLLKRLSYLVPVMLGISIITFGLIRLTPGDPAELILRQGGIEPTKEEIEALREELGLNAPLPLQYLRWLINALHLDLGQSYYTGEPVTKEILARFPATLELAGAAIALVILFALPAGILAALYRRAATDHLMRLIAILGASLPGFWLGLLLIYFFAVKLKLLPVTGRGGLEHLILPAVTLSFGMAATYARLLRASMLEVLGQDYITVAWAKGLNKREIVLRHALKNALLPPVTMLGLSFGHLLGGTVIIETVFAWPGVGKFCLEAIFNRDYQVVQAYALFMALVFVLANLLVDLAYRILDARVEVEES; encoded by the coding sequence ATGAGAACGTATCTCCTTAAGCGTTTGTCTTACCTCGTTCCGGTAATGCTTGGTATCTCCATAATTACTTTTGGCTTAATTCGCCTAACCCCTGGAGACCCGGCAGAGTTGATCTTGCGGCAGGGTGGGATTGAGCCAACAAAAGAGGAGATAGAGGCGTTGCGTGAAGAGCTGGGCTTAAATGCCCCGCTTCCTCTCCAGTACCTCCGCTGGCTCATAAATGCCCTTCATCTGGACCTGGGACAGTCCTATTATACCGGCGAGCCGGTGACAAAGGAAATTCTCGCGCGCTTTCCGGCTACCCTGGAACTCGCCGGGGCAGCTATTGCTCTGGTGATTTTATTTGCCCTGCCCGCAGGCATTCTGGCTGCCCTTTACCGGCGGGCCGCAACTGATCATTTAATGCGTCTGATCGCTATTTTGGGCGCTTCTTTACCTGGATTCTGGCTGGGTCTGCTCCTCATTTATTTTTTTGCCGTAAAGCTAAAGCTTTTGCCTGTCACGGGGAGGGGTGGCTTAGAGCATCTAATTTTACCGGCAGTGACCTTGAGCTTTGGCATGGCGGCAACTTACGCCAGGCTCTTGCGCGCAAGCATGCTGGAGGTGCTAGGGCAGGATTACATTACGGTAGCCTGGGCTAAAGGACTGAACAAAAGAGAGATAGTGCTCCGGCATGCTTTGAAAAACGCCCTCTTGCCGCCTGTGACAATGCTGGGTTTGAGCTTTGGCCACCTTTTGGGGGGAACGGTGATCATTGAAACCGTCTTTGCCTGGCCGGGGGTGGGCAAGTTTTGTCTCGAGGCCATTTTTAACCGGGATTATCAGGTTGTCCAGGCTTACGCCTTGTTTATGGCGCTGGTTTTTGTCCTGGCTAACTTGCTGGTGGATCTAGCTTACCGGATCCTTGACGCCAGGGTGGAGGTGGAGGAAAGCTAA
- a CDS encoding ABC transporter permease subunit: MQEARLLRGKIGVRPEAVGLLKICQDPLAFAGLLIVLGFIVVGVLAPFLTPHDPVDANLDQPLLAPCKEYPLGTDQLGRCLLSRIIWGTRVSLATSFIVLLAILGISIPYGLISGWFGGRVDNLLMRIVDVLLAFPNIILALVIAGMLGPSLTNTMLALAGVSWVSFARLIRGLVLQIKKQEFILAARALGASSLWILSRYVLPNVIGPVVVLATLDLGWIILSISGLSFIGLGAQPPTPEWGTMLSDSRAYFQVEPNLMLFPGLAIMLAVLGFNLLGDGLRDVLDPRESVRGKWM; the protein is encoded by the coding sequence ATGCAGGAAGCAAGACTTTTGAGAGGAAAGATCGGGGTAAGGCCGGAGGCAGTAGGCCTGCTGAAAATTTGCCAGGACCCTCTGGCTTTTGCCGGCCTGCTCATCGTTCTAGGGTTTATAGTGGTTGGAGTACTGGCTCCTTTCCTTACCCCCCATGACCCGGTAGATGCAAACCTTGACCAGCCTCTTCTTGCCCCTTGTAAGGAATACCCACTGGGCACTGATCAACTGGGACGCTGCCTGCTTTCCAGAATAATCTGGGGAACAAGGGTTTCTCTTGCCACTTCCTTTATCGTCTTGCTGGCGATCCTGGGGATCAGCATCCCTTACGGCCTAATTTCCGGCTGGTTTGGGGGCCGGGTAGACAATTTACTTATGCGTATTGTGGACGTGCTGCTGGCTTTTCCCAATATTATTTTAGCCCTGGTCATCGCCGGGATGCTCGGCCCCAGTCTCACCAACACCATGCTGGCTTTGGCCGGTGTTTCCTGGGTAAGCTTTGCCCGGCTCATCCGGGGGCTGGTGCTGCAAATAAAAAAGCAGGAATTTATCCTGGCAGCCAGGGCCTTAGGCGCATCAAGTTTATGGATTTTATCCCGTTACGTTCTTCCTAATGTTATCGGGCCAGTGGTGGTGCTGGCCACCTTAGACCTGGGCTGGATTATTTTAAGCATTTCCGGGCTTTCCTTTATAGGCTTGGGAGCCCAGCCGCCTACTCCGGAATGGGGAACAATGTTAAGTGACAGCAGGGCATACTTTCAGGTAGAACCAAACCTGATGCTGTTTCCCGGTCTGGCTATTATGCTTGCGGTGCTGGGCTTCAACCTTTTAGGGGACGGGTTAAGGGATGTGCTTGATCCCCGGGAATCCGTCAGGGGAAAGTGGATGTAG